Sequence from the Lycium ferocissimum isolate CSIRO_LF1 unplaced genomic scaffold, AGI_CSIRO_Lferr_CH_V1 ctg8773, whole genome shotgun sequence genome:
acttgcgaacctgacgatcaagGATTTTCACTGGGACTTCCTCGTAAGTCAAACTATCATTGACTGCTATGCCATCAGTCGGGATAACCAACGAGgggtctcccacacactttctcaacatggacacatgaaatactgggtgtACGGCAACCAAGTCTTGTGGCAATtcaagctcataagctactAGACCAACTTTTCGCAGAATTCTGTATGGTCCAATATAGCGGGGACTAAGTttccccttcttaccaaacctcatgacacccttcataggcgagactttaagaaatacccaatcattaacttcaaactctaaatctctccgtctcacatctgtgtaagacttctggcgacttgAGCCGTCTTCAAACGctcttgaattaacttgaccttttccatagcctgatagaccaaatctggtcccaacaactctgcttcaccaacttcgaaccaaccaatcggtgatCTACACCTCCGCCCATAaagagcttcaaacggtgccatcccaatactagcatggtaactgttattgtaagcaaactcaataagaggtaggtgatcatcccaattacctttgaaatcaaggacacatgccctcaacatatcctcgggggtctgaatagtgcgctctgcTGTGCCATCTGTCCGAGAGTGAAAAGTTGTACTGAGGTTAACCTTTGAACCCAATCCTTTCGAAAGGATTTCCAAATTTTGCTGTGAAttgagcaccacgatctgaaataatggacactggaGTCCCATGAAGTCTGACAATTTCGCGAAGATACAACTTGGCATAGTCCTCCGCTGCATCTGTGGTCTTAACTGGTAAGAAGtgcgctgacttcgtaagtctatccacaatcacccaaattgaatcatgcctcctagctgaacgaggtaaacctgttacgaaatccatatttatcatctcccacttccaaacgggaatatcaatattctgagccaagccagtgcctctggtgttcggctttcacttgctgacaatttggacacttagccacaaaatctgctacattcttcttcatgtcattccaccaataaatctccttaagatcgtgatacatctttgtggaacctgggtgaatggaatacctggagtGGTGAGCTTCGACATAATTTGCTCTCTCGAGCCCATctacatccggaacacataatcCCGCCTCGATATCTCAAGGTTCCGTCATCTCTCCCTTGTTCGAAAGCcgtcgtcttatgcttgtgaatccctcTTTTCTAccgcaacaagtagggatcttTATACCGCTTCTCTTTAACTTCAACGACTAAGGAGGAAAGggctctattctgaacaaccacaccgccatcctcggagtccaatAGTCGAACCCCAAGACTGGCCAAACGGTGGACTTCCTTGGTCATAATTTTCTTATCTGCATCAACatgagctaaacttcccatggaacgccgactgagagcatcggctacaacattcgccttccctggatgatagagaatatccacgtcatagtccttaagcaattcgagccatcttctctgcctaagattcaactctctttgcttgaaaatatactgcaggcttttatgatctgtgaaaatatcaacatgcactccatacaaataatgacgccatatcttaagtgcaaaaactacagctgccaactctaggtcatgagtcggataattcttctcgtgaaccttgagctgacgagatgcataagctacaaccttaccatgctgcattaagacacatccgagacccactcccgaagcatcacaataaactacgaACCCCTCGGTCCCTTCCGGCAAGGTCAAAATCGGAGCTGAAGTCAACCTTGTTTTCAACTCCTCGAAACTGCActcacaagcatctgaccaCCGAAACTTAGacttcttctgagtcaatctagtcaacggagctgagatggaggaaaatccctctacgaaacGCCTGTAGTAACcagccagacccaagaaactacgaataTCTGAAACAGAGATAGGTCTGGGCCAACTCTTGACAGCCTCAATCTTAGTGTTATCAACTCGAATACCCTCTCCGAAAAtaacatggcctaagaatgccacggacttgagccaaaattcacacttggaaaattttgcgAATAGCTCACGGTCCTTAAGTGTCTGCAATACTACTCTGAGGTGCTGAGCATGATCTGACTCGCTGCGGGAGTATACTAAAATATCGTCGATGAAGACAATCACGAAGAGATCGAGATACGGCTTAAACACtctgttcataagatccatgaaggCTGCTGGCGCATTCGTCAACCCGAAAGACATGACAcaaaactcatagtgcccatatctggtcctgaaagctgtcttaggaatatctttttcCTTGACCTTAAGCTGATGGTAACCAGATCTGAGGTCTATCTTAGAATAAAActgggcaccctgaagttggtcaaataagtcatctattctaggAAGGGGATATCTGTTCTTGATAGTGACTTTATTGAGCTGGCGATAGTCTATACACATACGCatggaaccatctttctttcgcacgAATAGAACTGGTGCGCCCCATGGGGAAACACTGGGGCGGATGAATCCCTTATCTAGGAGGTCTTTTAACTGAGCCTTAAGTTCTTTGAgttctgctggagccattctatatggcggaatagagataggcttaGTGCCAGGGAGTAGATCAATTCCGAACTCTATTTCCCTATCAGGAGGGATTCCTGGAAGGTCCTCTGGAAAGACTTCTGAAAACTCACTGACTActggaactgactgaagagtcggggTCTGGGTATCTGCATCCCTAACCCGGACTAGATGATAGATATAGCCCTTAGAAATCATTTTTCGGGCTTTCAGATAAGAGATAAACTGACCTCTGGGTGCTACTGAATCACCGGACCAAACTAAGGCTGGCTCATTTGGGAATTTAAATTTGACTATTTTGGTCCGACAACAAACTGACGCATAACAAGAATATAGCCAATCCATCcccatgatcacatcaaagtctaccatttctaacTCGTGAAGGTCTGCTATTGTCAACTTATGGTACACTCTCACCGGACaacccctatatacatatatggctAGAATTGCCTCACCAACAGGGttagacacttcaaaaggtttggACAATGGTTCTGGTTTGACTCCAAACTTTTTAGCAATAAAAGGGGTTACATAAGAAAGGGTGGATCCTGGGTCCATAAGTGCAAAAACATCGTAACTGAAAACGGTGAtagtacctgtgacaacatcggtACGACCCTCAGCATCCTGTCGAGCACCTAAAGCATACAAGCGGTTTGGACCTCCACTTGCATTCCCTGATCTCGCTGGGGCTCTACCTGACTGAGCCTGAGTGTTCTTGTTTGCAACCGAATTGGTGGACTGAGCTATGGTCCCACCTGTACCCTGCTTAGCAAATGGACAATCTCTCAAAAAGTGACCTGACTGGCCACATCCAAAGCAACCATCCATGCCCGAACGGCATGTCCCTGAATGTCTCTTCCCACAAGTATTACAAACTGGGTGGAAGCCATGACTGCTCGAATTTCCTTTAGATTGTGAGCCTGACGCTCGAAAGcttcctctcttctcctctctgaACTTAGGAGCTGGAGCACTGGCTGATGAAGGAACGGGTCCAGATGAcctgttgttgaagaattttcTGTTCTTTCCACTATTCCCGCTGAACTGCCCGGTTGACTTAACCCTCTTGTTAAACtctttgtctttctctttctgcaCAGCTTCCTCCTCCTTGAGCCTTGTTTCATTTCCTTGCACAAATGCCAATATCTTGGCGATAGTCATACCTCCATTCTGGGTGGCAATATTCGCCCCATCATATAAGTGAGAATCAAGA
This genomic interval carries:
- the LOC132045960 gene encoding LOW QUALITY PROTEIN: uncharacterized protein LOC132045960 (The sequence of the model RefSeq protein was modified relative to this genomic sequence to represent the inferred CDS: inserted 3 bases in 3 codons; deleted 2 bases in 2 codons; substituted 1 base at 1 genomic stop codon), with the protein product TGCNIGHVTNNEADICAIVQAVRYCKSRNLDKIFIETDSQLIQKILEEGWKPPWNIAVWVDEIRELVGHRSKIHQEDPMNYQQSSRIEVEFFQDQQGSYTYMQGKETTNISYFSKNSGKKGKISLKLYLKVLMHENEEQRHIWRCELEMNHQDNEIGSLHHLHTIGGDELQREMQMKRERLHIYVRVSIRKVVQTIMAPKRKTTNSLRAASNAIRREAIRANSDQTPMPETAPAPTEIPAPQTGTTNVDVGSAIAMLTQLVAAQAQRQEAGSNSGNHGESSRAKEFLRMKPPVFSGTKKEEDPQDFIDGLQKIYRMMTVTETEAATFGAHQLQGVANAWYETWELSRGNDASDATWDEFVEAFLDHFMPIEVREARAEQFLKLKQNGRTVQDYYLEFMSLAKYATELVPNMRARVKRFVTGLDSHLYDGANIATQNGGMTIAKILAFVQGNETRLKEEEAVQKEKDKEFNKRVKSTGQFSGNSGKNRKFFNNRSSGPVPSSASAPAPKFREEKRGSFRASGSQSKGNSSSHGFHPVCNTCGKRHSGTCRSGMDGCFGCGQSGHFLRDCPFAKQGTGGTIAQSTNSVANKNTQAQSGRAPARSGNASGGPNRLYALGARQDAEGRTDVVTGTITVFSYDVFALMDPGSTLSYVTPFIAKKFGVKPEPLSKPFEVSNPVGEAILAIYVYRGCPVRVYHKLTIADLHELEMVDFDVIMGMDWLYSCYASVCCRTKIVKFKFPNEPALVWSGDSVAPRGQFISYLKARKMISKGYIYHLVRVRDADTQTPTLQSVPVVSEFSEVFPEDLPGIPPDREIEFGIDLLPGTKPISIPPYRMAPAELKELKAQLKDLLDKDYRQLNKVTIKNRYPLPRIDDLFDQLQGAQFYSKIDLRSGYHQLKVKEKDIPKTAFRTRYGHYEFCVMSFGLTNAPAAFMDLMNRVFKPYLDLFVIVFIDDILVYSRSESDHAQHLRVVLQTLKDRELFAKFSKCEFWLKSVAFLGHVIFGEGIRVDNTKIEAVKSWPRPISVSDIRSFLGLAGYYRRFVEGFSSISAPLTRLTQKKSKFRWSDACECSFEELKTRLTSAPILTLPEGTEGFVVYCDASGVGLGCVLMQHGKVVAYASRQLKVHEKNYPTHDLELAAVVFALKIWRHYLYGVHVDIFTDHKSLQYIFKQRELNLRQRRWLELLKDYDVDILYHPGKANVVADALSRRSMGSLAHVDADKKIMTKEVHRLASLGVRLLDSEDGGVVVQNRALSSLVVEVKEKRYKDPYLLRXKRGIHKHKTTAFEQGRDDGTLRYRGGLCVPDVDGLERANYVEAHHSRYSIHPGSTKMYHDLKEIYWWNDMKKNVADFVAKCPNCQQVKAEHQRXTGLAQNIDIPVWKWEMINMDFVTGLPRSARRHDSIWVIVDRLTKSAHFLPVKTTDAAEDYAKLYLREIVRLHGTPVSIISDRGAQFTAKFGNPSKGLGSKVNLSTTFHSRTDGTAERTIQTPEDMLRACVLDFKGNWDDHLPLIEFAYNNSYHASIGMAPFEALYGRRCRSPIGWFEVGEAELLGPDLVYQAMEKVKLIQERLKTAQXRQKSYTDVRRRDLEFEVNDWVFLKVSPMKGVMRFGKKGKLSPRYIGPYRILRKVGLVAYELELPQDLVAVHPEVPVKILDRQVRKLRTKEVASVKVLWRSQKVEEATWEAEEDMKSRYPYLFEESAENGEGIVLPLSDPSFYSFHIISIQPVRQVVGEIESTQNLKSEGDKSEQVENKSWREREEGDQDIQLSSQKKRKVVLNEEPGSSKRQKGKDNLQQQKVLFGRILDVSLQEVSGMKELMEMVKFQG